The following proteins are encoded in a genomic region of Candidatus Methylospira mobilis:
- a CDS encoding type II toxin-antitoxin system death-on-curing family toxin, whose protein sequence is MAAPPVFVMPDCWKPLYIAPKPDHADLIEEAAALWESLAQNHPFLDGNKRTAFAVMYTFLAVNGVTFTASAEETYAFIAGLYEKGAFHFDALALWLCRNTVRS, encoded by the coding sequence ATGGCGGCACCGCCGGTATTCGTGATGCCGGACTGCTGGAAGCCGCTTTATATCGCCCCCAAACCGGATCACGCCGACCTGATTGAAGAGGCGGCCGCGCTTTGGGAGAGCCTGGCTCAAAACCATCCCTTTTTGGACGGCAACAAGCGAACTGCTTTTGCGGTAATGTATACCTTCCTGGCTGTTAACGGTGTGACATTCACCGCGAGCGCCGAGGAAACTTACGCGTTCATCGCTGGTTTATATGAAAAAGGTGCTTTTCATTTTGATGCGCTGGCGCTCTGGCTTTGCCGGAATACGGTGCGTAGCTAA
- a CDS encoding GNAT family protein, protein MSQVREKFATQVNREILAAVRALAEQEGRQLQALVDEALADLLEKRKQARPRPDVMAAYLESHAKYSDLYQKLAQ, encoded by the coding sequence ATGTCTCAAGTCCGTGAAAAATTTGCCACACAAGTCAATAGAGAAATTCTGGCAGCGGTACGCGCCTTGGCAGAACAAGAGGGGCGGCAGCTTCAAGCGCTTGTGGATGAAGCATTGGCTGATCTGCTGGAAAAACGAAAGCAGGCGCGTCCCCGTCCAGATGTCATGGCGGCTTACCTGGAAAGCCATGCGAAATACAGCGACCTTTATCAGAAGCTCGCGCAATGA
- a CDS encoding DUF2442 domain-containing protein: protein MISLLENGWRLSLLVENDRCNLSRPDPICDLGQELWGEMFEPLKDKALFATAYQHPVMKTVAWANEPDLAPEFLLELLHEQNQQAA, encoded by the coding sequence TTGATTAGCTTACTGGAAAACGGCTGGCGTCTATCCCTTTTGGTCGAAAATGATAGATGCAACTTATCTAGACCTGACCCTATTTGCGATCTGGGACAAGAACTGTGGGGCGAAATGTTTGAGCCATTGAAAGATAAGGCGCTATTTGCAACCGCCTATCAACACCCCGTCATGAAAACCGTTGCCTGGGCCAACGAGCCAGATCTAGCGCCGGAATTTCTGCTTGAACTGCTGCACGAACAAAATCAACAAGCAGCTTAG
- a CDS encoding type II toxin-antitoxin system VapC family toxin, whose product MTRYLLDTHLIYWWMTADVCLGTSTQNTITKAEIVVSTLSIWEMVLKNTKGKLPLPQGDITEQLEAQGFILLPVLPRHIEAVRYLTCVHADPFDRLLIAQAQNEGLTLLTRDTAILALGLNGVEKG is encoded by the coding sequence ATGACGCGATACCTTCTTGATACACATCTGATCTACTGGTGGATGACAGCAGATGTTTGTCTCGGAACATCCACACAAAATACCATCACTAAGGCTGAAATCGTCGTGAGCACCCTCAGCATATGGGAGATGGTGCTGAAAAATACCAAAGGCAAACTACCCTTGCCCCAAGGCGATATAACCGAACAACTTGAAGCACAGGGCTTTATCCTGCTGCCAGTCCTGCCGCGCCACATAGAAGCCGTGCGCTACCTGACTTGCGTACATGCCGATCCCTTTGATCGGCTGCTCATCGCACAAGCGCAGAATGAAGGGTTGACGCTGCTGACACGCGATACGGCAATACTTGCATTGGGATTAAATGGCGTCGAGAAAGGATGA
- a CDS encoding type II toxin-antitoxin system Phd/YefM family antitoxin — translation MQCNILDAQSQLSQLVQAALAGEDVVIANNGIPVVRLVKVEKQDVRRKPGAWSALPKADPDWDSPATNAAIAAEITGSEYP, via the coding sequence ATGCAATGCAATATACTCGATGCTCAAAGCCAGCTATCGCAACTGGTACAAGCAGCACTGGCTGGCGAGGACGTGGTAATTGCCAACAACGGGATTCCGGTTGTCAGGCTGGTAAAAGTTGAGAAGCAGGATGTCAGACGCAAGCCTGGTGCGTGGTCGGCGTTACCCAAAGCTGATCCCGATTGGGATTCGCCTGCTACCAATGCAGCCATTGCCGCCGAGATCACCGGCAGTGAATACCCATGA
- a CDS encoding DUF2442 domain-containing protein yields MGEMFEPLKDKALFATAYQHPVMKTVAWANEADPAPELLLELLHEQNQQAV; encoded by the coding sequence GTGGGCGAAATGTTTGAACCACTGAAAGATAAGGCGCTATTTGCAACCGCCTATCAACATCCTGTCATGAAAACCGTCGCCTGGGCCAACGAGGCAGATCCGGCGCCGGAATTGTTGCTTGAGCTGCTGCATGAACAAAATCAACAAGCGGTTTAG
- a CDS encoding DUF4160 domain-containing protein produces the protein MSASSGNATNRPSANGCANCCRCRCNADFYGKRSRSNAGIGAFFGIIIYMNWRDHNPPHIHACYGDHGALVSLNGKVLNGSLPKRALSLVFEWLVIHHDELFEDWALAQQCKPLNTIEPLE, from the coding sequence ATCTCGGCATCGTCTGGCAACGCCACGAACAGGCCATCAGCAAACGGTTGCGCGAATTGCTGCCGTTGCCGCTGCAATGCCGACTTCTACGGCAAGCGCAGTCGGAGTAATGCCGGAATTGGCGCATTTTTTGGCATCATCATTTATATGAACTGGCGCGACCATAACCCGCCGCATATTCACGCCTGTTATGGCGATCATGGAGCCCTGGTAAGTCTTAATGGAAAAGTCTTGAACGGTAGCCTGCCGAAGCGAGCCTTATCTCTTGTGTTTGAATGGCTGGTGATTCATCACGATGAGTTGTTTGAAGATTGGGCATTGGCGCAACAGTGCAAACCCTTGAATACAATTGAGCCCCTGGAGTAG
- a CDS encoding DUF2157 domain-containing protein yields MELFRSDLKQAAERGLISTQQAERLWEFLQARAQDTPGFNFTHVLYYLGGLIAIGAMSLFMTLGWESFGGWGLLSIALAYAAAGLALTEFFLKRKRLPIPAGITATFVVVLTPLAVYGLQHALGWWADGRVFREYNTHIDWRWVFMELATLASGILMLWRYRLPFLMMPIAVTLWYMSMDFTPLLFGEDDPDWKLRQWVSLWFGLGMLLLSFWVDIRNRSGKDYAFWLYLFGVIAFWGGLSLMDSDSERNKFIYLCINLLMIGVGAMISRRVFAVFGGLGATGYFGHLAYDVFKDSLMFPFALTLIGLAIIYLGIVWQRHEQAISKRLRELLPLPLQCRLLRQAQSE; encoded by the coding sequence ATGGAATTGTTTCGTAGCGATCTCAAACAGGCGGCGGAACGCGGACTCATCAGCACGCAGCAGGCAGAACGGCTTTGGGAGTTTCTGCAAGCGCGCGCACAGGATACGCCGGGATTTAACTTCACGCATGTGCTTTACTACCTCGGCGGCCTGATCGCCATCGGCGCGATGAGTCTGTTCATGACGCTGGGCTGGGAAAGTTTCGGCGGCTGGGGCTTGTTGTCGATTGCATTGGCCTATGCCGCAGCCGGACTCGCACTCACCGAATTCTTTCTGAAACGCAAACGCCTGCCGATCCCCGCCGGTATTACCGCGACTTTTGTGGTCGTACTGACGCCGCTCGCGGTTTATGGTCTTCAGCATGCGCTGGGCTGGTGGGCGGACGGGCGGGTTTTCCGCGAATACAACACCCATATCGACTGGCGCTGGGTCTTCATGGAGCTGGCAACGCTCGCCAGCGGAATCCTGATGCTATGGCGTTACCGTTTACCGTTTCTGATGATGCCGATTGCGGTCACGCTCTGGTACATGAGCATGGATTTCACGCCGCTGCTGTTCGGCGAAGATGACCCGGACTGGAAGCTGCGGCAATGGGTTTCTCTGTGGTTTGGGTTGGGCATGCTGCTGCTTTCTTTCTGGGTGGATATTCGCAACCGTAGCGGCAAGGACTATGCGTTCTGGCTTTACCTGTTTGGCGTCATTGCGTTCTGGGGCGGTTTATCGCTGATGGATTCGGACAGCGAACGCAACAAATTCATTTACCTATGCATCAATCTGCTGATGATAGGCGTCGGCGCGATGATATCCCGCCGTGTTTTCGCGGTTTTCGGCGGGCTGGGCGCTACGGGCTATTTCGGTCATCTGGCTTACGATGTTTTCAAGGACAGCCTGATGTTTCCATTCGCCCTCACCCTCATCGGTCTGGCGATTATTTATCTCGGCATCGTCTGGCAACGCCACGAACAGGCCATCAGCAAACGGTTGCGCGAATTGCTGCCGTTGCCGCTGCAATGCCGACTTCTACGGCAAGCGCAGTCGGAGTAA
- a CDS encoding EamA family transporter: MRLHHMALALLVVAIWGINFVVIKVGLKEIPPILLCALRFFLAAFPAIFFIKRPPVPFYMIIKFGLIMFALQFALLFSGMHAGTTAGLASLLLQIQVFFTVLLAVVFLAERPSVWQIGGALVAFSGIGFVAANIGGEVSAYGLILIVAAAALWGIGNLMSKQFGKIDMLALVVWSSLIAWPPLLLLSSLMEPDSWRIEVFTHISWLTVGAIGYIVYPVTLLGFAAWSWLLSRYPASTVAPFTLLVPVFGFTASTLVLDEPLQSWKLIAAVLVIGGLCINLFGPRIAVRFRPG, translated from the coding sequence ATGCGTCTACATCACATGGCGTTGGCGCTACTGGTGGTCGCCATTTGGGGGATCAACTTTGTTGTCATCAAAGTGGGGCTTAAAGAAATTCCGCCGATACTGCTTTGCGCGCTGCGGTTTTTCCTGGCCGCGTTTCCGGCCATCTTTTTCATCAAGCGCCCCCCGGTTCCTTTCTACATGATTATCAAGTTCGGCTTGATCATGTTCGCGCTTCAGTTCGCGCTACTGTTTTCCGGCATGCATGCCGGTACCACGGCAGGTCTGGCGTCGCTGCTACTGCAGATTCAGGTATTCTTTACCGTCTTGCTGGCGGTGGTGTTTCTGGCGGAACGGCCATCGGTTTGGCAGATCGGGGGGGCATTGGTTGCATTTTCGGGAATCGGCTTCGTTGCCGCCAATATCGGCGGCGAAGTTTCGGCCTACGGTTTGATTCTGATCGTCGCGGCGGCTGCGCTGTGGGGAATCGGCAACCTGATGTCGAAGCAGTTCGGCAAAATCGACATGCTGGCGCTGGTGGTCTGGAGCAGCCTCATTGCCTGGCCGCCGCTGTTGCTGCTGTCTTCGCTTATGGAGCCGGATAGCTGGCGCATCGAAGTCTTTACGCATATTTCCTGGCTGACCGTTGGCGCAATCGGATACATCGTCTACCCGGTAACCCTGCTCGGGTTTGCGGCATGGAGCTGGCTGTTAAGCCGTTATCCCGCATCGACCGTAGCCCCGTTCACTTTGCTGGTGCCGGTATTCGGATTTACTGCGTCGACGCTGGTGCTGGACGAACCGCTGCAGTCCTGGAAGCTCATCGCCGCCGTGCTGGTGATAGGCGGACTGTGTATCAACCTGTTCGGGCCGCGTATTGCCGTTCGTTTCCGGCCAGGCTAA
- a CDS encoding GlxA family transcriptional regulator yields MKRKIIFFVYPEFESLDLTGPCAAFNLANELSGAGYGINVVSATGGPITARAGLSIESCKLTEGYESAGTILVVGGPTAHLVELDADTKELFAENSRHTANRVGSVCTGTFLLAAAGLLNGKRVTTHWRYAGLLQTQYPMVQVDVDRIFIKDGNIWTSAGMTAGIDLALTLIENDFGADLAKNIAREMVVYHRRLGGQSQYSAMLDMTPPSGRIRDVMCYAREHLGEPLSVNQLADVACLSLRQFNRNFLKATGVTPAKAIERLRLDVARPKIEETSESLEKIAKDVGFGTAEKMCRSCLNVFGRTPQELRRTTRKQVSLN; encoded by the coding sequence ATGAAACGAAAAATTATTTTCTTCGTATATCCGGAATTCGAATCGCTAGACTTAACCGGTCCATGCGCCGCATTCAACCTGGCAAATGAGTTGTCTGGCGCGGGTTATGGCATCAATGTGGTATCTGCAACAGGAGGACCAATCACAGCAAGGGCGGGCTTGAGCATCGAATCATGCAAGTTGACCGAAGGTTACGAAAGCGCTGGAACGATACTCGTGGTGGGAGGACCTACGGCTCACCTTGTTGAATTGGACGCGGACACTAAAGAATTGTTTGCCGAAAATTCTCGTCATACCGCCAATCGAGTAGGTAGTGTCTGTACCGGCACATTTCTTCTGGCGGCAGCCGGATTGCTGAATGGCAAACGAGTGACGACGCACTGGCGCTATGCGGGTCTGCTACAGACTCAATATCCCATGGTTCAGGTCGATGTGGATCGAATATTTATCAAGGACGGCAATATTTGGACATCTGCCGGCATGACAGCCGGTATAGATCTGGCTTTGACGCTGATAGAGAATGATTTTGGCGCGGATTTGGCTAAAAATATTGCAAGAGAGATGGTCGTGTACCATCGCAGACTGGGCGGTCAGTCCCAGTATTCTGCCATGTTGGACATGACGCCGCCGTCCGGACGTATCAGGGATGTGATGTGTTACGCGCGTGAGCATTTGGGTGAGCCGTTATCCGTGAATCAACTGGCCGACGTTGCCTGCTTGAGCTTGCGCCAATTCAATCGTAATTTTTTAAAGGCAACGGGAGTAACGCCGGCTAAAGCCATTGAACGCCTAAGACTGGATGTTGCCCGCCCGAAAATTGAAGAGACTTCAGAGTCTCTTGAAAAAATTGCCAAAGATGTTGGTTTCGGCACCGCGGAAAAAATGTGCCGCAGTTGTCTAAACGTTTTTGGGCGTACGCCACAGGAGTTACGAAGAACCACACGAAAGCAGGTTTCATTAAACTGA
- a CDS encoding DJ-1/PfpI family protein — protein sequence MVQNTTSNKLQSYESFAQGISPPGTPLFRVGILVGPGFLPMDMVGVHAVFGFCPGVEIHLIWKSLDLVEGFPAWWTKPTTTFADCPDELDVFAVPMLAPETVNDPEVIAFVAEKGRKAKYVIGVCNGVVLLGAAGLLKGKRVTTSLNSLPLLTKLGAAEVVTTGGVAVDGNLYTARPSIGSFEAALMVADIALGRKSAQLANLVIEYDPHPPLGPGTVQNVGKDIAGLYEGLIADIIQDYSLGAISAYQQRVSA from the coding sequence ATGGTTCAAAATACCACTTCTAATAAACTGCAATCTTATGAAAGTTTTGCGCAGGGTATCTCTCCACCGGGAACGCCGCTGTTCCGAGTCGGCATTCTTGTTGGTCCTGGATTTCTGCCGATGGATATGGTGGGTGTTCATGCGGTCTTTGGCTTTTGTCCTGGAGTTGAAATCCATCTGATATGGAAGTCGCTGGATTTGGTGGAAGGGTTCCCGGCTTGGTGGACCAAGCCAACGACAACGTTTGCCGATTGCCCGGATGAGTTGGACGTATTCGCTGTCCCGATGTTGGCGCCTGAAACGGTAAATGACCCCGAGGTAATTGCTTTTGTGGCGGAAAAAGGCCGCAAAGCCAAATACGTGATTGGCGTTTGTAACGGTGTGGTTTTACTTGGCGCAGCCGGACTATTGAAAGGCAAGCGGGTAACGACTAGCCTCAATTCGCTCCCGCTTTTGACAAAACTGGGCGCCGCCGAAGTGGTGACCACAGGTGGCGTCGCGGTCGACGGTAATTTGTATACGGCCAGGCCGAGCATTGGCAGTTTTGAGGCCGCATTGATGGTTGCAGATATCGCTTTGGGCCGTAAATCCGCCCAATTGGCCAATCTGGTCATCGAATACGATCCGCATCCGCCGCTTGGTCCAGGAACGGTTCAGAATGTAGGCAAAGATATTGCCGGTCTCTATGAAGGTTTGATAGCTGATATTATCCAGGATTACAGTCTGGGAGCCATATCGGCCTATCAACAGCGGGTATCCGCATAA
- a CDS encoding aminotransferase-like domain-containing protein: MPVTPHILTLNPLDPVPLVEQIVSGIKRLIEERVLRVGTRLPSIRNFAVLHSVSRFTVVDAYDRLVALGYLASRRGSGFYVATRQQIEIPASGACRLEQADDVLWLLHNTFQQMPGAVRPGCGWLPGDWLDGGVIQKSLHELSRKSGEYLTGYGDVSGYLPLRQQLLQKRLSDIGIGAEPGQIIMTNGATHGLDLTARLLLRPGDAVLVDDPGYYTLFGYLKSRGATLHGIARNVDGPDVGQMEQLIREFHPKLFFTNTVLHNPTGTSTSLAVAHQILQLAEKHGMYLVEDDVYGDFNPSLAPRLATLDQLKRVIYVSSFSKTISAGLRVGFVACGKELAARLLDLKLLSGLTSSEINQRVMHQILLEGRYRKHIERVRSRLQEKRGQVIVKLEQCGLQLHAEPGGGMFVWARLPEGRNAAEIASLAARANIMLAPGNLFRPYQEPSPWLRFNVAHCEDERIFDFLAPHVGK, translated from the coding sequence ATGCCAGTTACGCCGCATATACTCACGCTGAACCCGCTCGATCCGGTCCCGCTGGTGGAACAAATCGTTTCCGGCATCAAGCGCCTTATCGAAGAGCGCGTATTGCGCGTTGGGACGCGGTTACCCTCCATACGTAATTTCGCCGTTCTCCACAGTGTCAGCCGTTTCACCGTGGTGGATGCTTATGACCGGCTGGTGGCTTTGGGTTATCTGGCTTCGCGCCGTGGCTCCGGTTTTTATGTCGCGACCAGGCAGCAGATTGAAATACCGGCTTCAGGCGCTTGCCGGCTGGAACAGGCCGACGATGTGCTATGGCTGCTGCACAACACGTTTCAGCAGATGCCGGGGGCGGTGAGGCCGGGTTGCGGCTGGTTGCCTGGCGACTGGCTGGACGGCGGCGTTATTCAGAAAAGCCTGCATGAACTGTCCCGGAAATCCGGCGAGTATCTGACCGGTTATGGAGACGTCAGCGGCTATCTGCCGCTACGCCAGCAGCTGCTGCAAAAACGCCTTTCCGATATCGGCATCGGCGCGGAACCGGGCCAGATCATCATGACCAACGGCGCAACACACGGCCTCGATCTGACAGCGCGCTTGCTGCTCCGTCCGGGCGACGCGGTTTTGGTGGACGACCCCGGCTATTACACGCTGTTCGGGTATCTGAAAAGCCGGGGCGCGACCTTGCACGGCATAGCGCGCAATGTCGACGGCCCCGATGTAGGGCAGATGGAGCAATTAATCCGGGAATTTCATCCCAAGCTGTTTTTCACCAACACCGTGCTGCATAACCCTACCGGCACCAGCACCAGCCTCGCGGTGGCGCATCAAATCCTGCAACTGGCGGAAAAACACGGGATGTACCTGGTGGAGGACGATGTTTACGGCGATTTCAATCCCAGCCTGGCTCCGCGACTGGCAACGCTGGATCAGCTCAAACGCGTGATTTATGTCAGCAGTTTTTCCAAGACCATTTCCGCCGGCCTGCGCGTCGGGTTCGTCGCCTGCGGCAAGGAACTTGCGGCCAGACTGCTGGATCTGAAGCTTCTGTCCGGTCTCACCAGTTCGGAAATCAACCAGCGCGTCATGCACCAGATTTTGCTGGAAGGCCGTTACCGCAAACACATCGAGCGGGTACGCTCGCGTCTGCAGGAAAAGCGCGGACAGGTTATTGTGAAATTGGAACAGTGCGGTTTGCAGTTGCACGCGGAACCCGGTGGCGGCATGTTTGTCTGGGCGCGCTTACCGGAAGGGCGCAACGCCGCCGAAATCGCCAGTCTGGCCGCGCGCGCAAACATCATGCTGGCGCCGGGCAACCTGTTCCGGCCTTACCAGGAACCCTCGCCCTGGCTGCGTTTTAACGTGGCGCATTGCGAAGACGAGCGCATTTTCGATTTTCTGGCACCGCATGTAGGCAAATAA
- a CDS encoding transglutaminase-like domain-containing protein — MRAYLADSEYIDWRHPLLMAKAAELADGVSGDEAVARRCFEFVRDCIKHSWDYRMNPVTCKASEVLLHGTGYCYAKSHLLAALLRANGIPAGLCYQRLAVAAEGPPYCLHGLNAVYLEQYGWYRSDARGNKPGVAAEFIPPVEKLAFPVLPVMERDISGIWADPLPIVIAALTQNTTVEQVYENLPDVEEAEMSAAVNWNNSGIFEG, encoded by the coding sequence ATGAGGGCTTACCTGGCGGACAGCGAGTACATCGACTGGCGCCATCCGTTGCTGATGGCGAAGGCGGCAGAATTGGCCGATGGCGTGTCGGGCGATGAGGCGGTAGCCAGACGCTGTTTTGAATTTGTCCGCGATTGCATCAAGCACAGTTGGGACTACCGGATGAATCCGGTTACCTGTAAGGCTTCGGAGGTTTTGCTGCATGGCACAGGCTATTGCTATGCAAAAAGCCATTTGCTGGCCGCTCTGTTGAGAGCCAATGGTATTCCTGCGGGGCTGTGCTACCAGCGGCTGGCGGTAGCCGCGGAGGGACCGCCTTATTGCCTGCATGGCCTGAACGCAGTGTACCTTGAGCAATACGGCTGGTATCGGAGCGATGCGCGCGGCAATAAACCGGGGGTGGCTGCCGAGTTTATCCCGCCCGTTGAAAAACTGGCTTTCCCGGTTTTGCCCGTTATGGAAAGGGATATTTCCGGAATATGGGCCGATCCGCTGCCGATAGTGATTGCCGCATTGACGCAAAATACGACGGTAGAACAGGTTTATGAAAACCTGCCTGATGTTGAAGAGGCGGAAATGAGCGCTGCCGTCAATTGGAATAACAGCGGCATTTTTGAAGGATAA
- a CDS encoding acetylornithine transaminase gives MSTELAHTKDCLMATTPRPDIVFIRGEGAYLFDQNNRRYLDWVQGWAVNCLGHAPEVIVQALSTQASRLLNVGPAFYNAPALELAGLLISNSCFDQVFFGSSGAEANEGAIKLARKWGQKYKSGAFEIITFANSFHGRTLATMSASGKVGWDTIFAPQVNGFPKATLNDINSVTALVNSQTVAVMLEPIQGEAGVIPVNAEFLKALRQLCDDNELLLIVDEVQTGCGRTGTLFAHEQYGVEPDIMTLGKGLGGGVPISALLARRSCSCFDYGDQGGTFGGNPLAVSAGVAVMRTLLSDGFLEASRKVGTQLAEGLSAISKEFDLGEVRRKGALLALELGSNAGPEIVTAAREKGLLLNAPRPHCLRFMPALNSVSAEVDEGLGLLRQILKELQ, from the coding sequence ATGAGTACAGAACTTGCGCATACCAAGGATTGTTTGATGGCGACTACGCCACGCCCGGACATCGTGTTCATACGAGGAGAAGGGGCCTATTTGTTTGATCAAAACAATCGCCGCTATCTGGACTGGGTGCAGGGATGGGCGGTGAACTGTCTGGGTCATGCTCCCGAGGTGATTGTGCAGGCGCTGAGTACCCAGGCTTCACGGTTGCTTAACGTTGGGCCGGCTTTTTACAACGCGCCTGCGCTTGAACTCGCCGGGCTTTTGATTTCGAACAGCTGCTTCGATCAGGTGTTTTTTGGCAGCTCCGGCGCAGAAGCCAATGAGGGCGCAATCAAGCTGGCAAGAAAGTGGGGGCAGAAATACAAAAGCGGTGCTTTCGAGATCATCACCTTCGCCAACAGTTTTCACGGGCGCACGCTGGCGACCATGTCGGCGAGCGGAAAAGTCGGATGGGACACAATCTTTGCTCCGCAGGTCAACGGTTTTCCGAAAGCAACGCTGAATGACATCAACTCGGTCACAGCGCTCGTCAATTCGCAGACTGTGGCCGTCATGCTGGAACCTATACAGGGCGAGGCGGGCGTCATACCGGTCAATGCAGAATTCCTTAAAGCATTGAGGCAGCTTTGCGACGACAACGAGCTGTTGCTGATTGTCGATGAAGTACAAACGGGGTGCGGTCGTACCGGTACGCTGTTCGCCCATGAACAATACGGCGTCGAACCGGACATCATGACGCTGGGTAAGGGATTGGGCGGCGGCGTGCCAATCTCGGCGTTGCTGGCCAGGCGGTCATGCTCCTGCTTCGATTACGGAGACCAGGGCGGAACGTTTGGCGGGAATCCGCTGGCCGTTTCTGCCGGCGTGGCGGTGATGCGAACTTTGTTATCCGATGGATTCCTGGAAGCAAGCCGTAAAGTTGGTACGCAACTGGCCGAAGGACTGTCCGCGATATCGAAGGAATTTGATCTGGGCGAAGTGCGCAGGAAAGGCGCTTTGCTCGCACTGGAGCTTGGCAGTAACGCCGGACCGGAAATAGTCACCGCAGCCAGAGAAAAGGGATTGCTGCTGAACGCCCCCCGGCCACATTGTCTACGCTTTATGCCCGCGCTGAATAGCGTTTCGGCGGAGGTGGACGAAGGACTGGGCTTGCTGCGGCAGATATTGAAGGAACTGCAATGA
- a CDS encoding lipocalin family protein codes for MRNLLTVLTMLLVSCTGIPQGITPVQDFELNRYLGTWYEIARLDHSFERGLTDIRAGYSLRDDGGVKVLNSGYNPTKKSRDTAEGKAYFVGKSDLGRLQVSFFGPFYGAYNIIALDKQDYRWAMICGPNRDYLWILSRTPILDESILQTLISEAKALGFSTEQLILDSHS; via the coding sequence ATGCGTAATTTACTGACTGTCCTGACGATGCTGCTAGTCTCCTGTACAGGTATTCCGCAAGGTATAACACCAGTCCAGGACTTCGAACTGAATCGCTATCTGGGAACCTGGTATGAGATTGCTCGTCTGGATCATAGTTTCGAACGCGGCTTGACCGATATTCGCGCCGGATATAGTTTACGCGATGATGGTGGCGTTAAAGTGCTTAATAGTGGTTACAATCCGACGAAAAAAAGCAGGGATACAGCAGAAGGCAAAGCCTACTTTGTCGGCAAAAGCGATCTTGGCCGTTTACAGGTTTCATTTTTCGGTCCATTTTATGGTGCCTACAACATCATCGCACTGGATAAACAAGACTATCGCTGGGCAATGATTTGTGGTCCTAACCGAGATTATCTATGGATATTGTCGCGTACACCTATCCTGGATGAATCAATCTTACAAACCTTGATCAGTGAGGCCAAAGCGCTGGGGTTCAGCACTGAGCAATTGATTTTGGACAGCCATTCCTGA